In Paenibacillus sp. FSL M7-0420, a single genomic region encodes these proteins:
- a CDS encoding PA domain-containing protein, whose translation MRSKCNGELSGIVFLLLALGASVFIGKEMLFAVLAIIVLLAQLGIYTFQRNKRGNRFWVYAVALVTEIIFLVTNEPWMFILAILLLIVAGVWNVFFAGEVRKSGTVLLVVRRVLYGIVAVIASVFWIVNIYAQPITRSVTLPADLNVEVNNDKLDSPTTMLKNIEIMNSFGSRTTGSEGHNRFIAWLQQQVTDMELTVYRDEYTFDRWEEKTSSVIVDNQEIHVSSAFPYSGETDSNGVTGELVYTKPGEYEDAKGKIAVVEIKNLESFPIALVMNIRGKFGEPGGIPSDEGDLVLTTGLKHAKLDEAKEQGVKAVIIVWDGVSDEKAEKQYLPFTEHYFGIPAVWVNKTEGQKVINAAKEHKVGTVILEAETQKNAPTESFYVKIEGKNKKESIIVNTHTDGVNVVEEDGAIGMLSMIRYLQQQEQPERTMIFAFVTGHFRLPEFKGTSQATSTWMQAHPELWDGTDGHLKAVAGLTVEHLGSLEWKDNASGQYGPTGEISTEFAYAGNEIMEAIWMKAVEDRSNTRTVILRGHNKFQFGESQPLFNAGIPMIGLIPMPDYLLVDSANREMDKFDVNLMREQVGSLLKALQLIDRTETTELGAADRYSFFFGRTK comes from the coding sequence ATGAGAAGTAAATGTAATGGAGAATTGTCGGGGATTGTATTCCTGCTTCTGGCACTTGGTGCCTCTGTATTTATCGGGAAAGAAATGTTGTTCGCTGTACTAGCAATAATCGTTCTATTGGCACAATTAGGGATATATACTTTCCAACGCAATAAAAGAGGTAATAGGTTCTGGGTCTATGCAGTTGCCCTAGTAACCGAGATTATATTCTTGGTCACTAATGAACCTTGGATGTTCATACTCGCTATTTTACTGCTTATCGTCGCAGGGGTATGGAATGTGTTTTTTGCGGGTGAAGTGCGTAAGAGCGGGACGGTTTTGCTAGTAGTTCGGAGAGTGTTGTACGGTATTGTGGCTGTGATTGCCAGTGTTTTTTGGATCGTTAATATCTATGCTCAGCCGATTACCCGGTCCGTTACTCTGCCAGCTGATTTAAATGTTGAAGTCAACAATGACAAGCTTGATTCTCCAACCACCATGTTGAAAAATATAGAAATTATGAATTCCTTCGGCAGCCGTACAACGGGCTCAGAAGGTCACAATCGGTTCATTGCCTGGTTACAACAGCAGGTGACGGATATGGAGCTTACGGTATACCGTGACGAGTACACTTTTGACCGCTGGGAAGAGAAGACAAGCTCTGTGATCGTAGATAACCAGGAAATCCATGTATCCTCTGCGTTTCCATACTCCGGGGAGACCGATAGCAATGGAGTAACCGGAGAACTTGTCTACACCAAACCTGGTGAGTATGAGGATGCCAAGGGTAAAATAGCCGTCGTTGAAATCAAGAACCTTGAGAGTTTCCCTATAGCACTGGTGATGAATATCCGTGGAAAATTTGGGGAGCCGGGCGGTATCCCTTCAGATGAAGGCGATCTAGTCCTTACCACAGGTTTGAAGCACGCTAAGTTGGATGAAGCAAAGGAACAGGGCGTGAAAGCAGTCATCATCGTCTGGGATGGTGTATCTGATGAAAAGGCTGAAAAGCAATACCTCCCATTCACCGAGCATTATTTCGGAATTCCGGCAGTTTGGGTCAATAAAACAGAAGGGCAGAAAGTGATCAACGCAGCTAAGGAGCATAAAGTGGGCACAGTAATTTTAGAGGCAGAAACACAGAAAAATGCGCCGACTGAATCTTTTTATGTGAAAATTGAAGGAAAGAACAAAAAGGAATCGATCATCGTTAATACGCATACCGACGGTGTGAATGTGGTAGAAGAAGACGGTGCGATTGGAATGCTCTCCATGATTCGTTACCTCCAGCAACAGGAGCAGCCAGAACGGACTATGATCTTCGCCTTTGTAACAGGACATTTCAGATTGCCTGAATTCAAAGGTACCTCGCAGGCAACCTCAACCTGGATGCAGGCACATCCTGAGCTGTGGGATGGTACAGATGGACACCTGAAAGCCGTGGCAGGACTCACTGTAGAACATCTAGGCAGCTTGGAATGGAAGGACAATGCTTCCGGACAATATGGACCCACTGGAGAAATAAGCACTGAATTTGCCTATGCAGGAAATGAAATCATGGAAGCCATTTGGATGAAAGCTGTTGAAGATAGAAGTAACACCAGGACCGTTATCCTGCGCGGACATAATAAGTTTCAATTCGGTGAGAGTCAGCCCCTGTTCAATGCCGGGATTCCAATGATTGGACTGATCCCCATGCCGGATTATCTCCTGGTAGATAGCGCAAATAGAGAAATGGATAAGTTCGATGTGAATCTGATGCGCGAACAAGTCGGGTCTCTATTGAAGGCATTACAGCTTATTGATCGTACAGAGACTACTGAGTTGGGGGCGGCAGATCGGTATTCGTTTTTCTTTGGGCGGACGAAGTAG
- a CDS encoding MazG-like family protein, with the protein MDITEFQQWVREYYKNRNWSDLDIFVRIGFLAEETGEVARAIRALEIGRDRPDGVAGTFQENKAELTEELGDVLGNLIVIANKYDISLEDILISHKQKLQARYSEN; encoded by the coding sequence ATGGATATCACTGAATTTCAACAATGGGTTAGGGAATATTACAAAAATCGTAACTGGTCGGACTTAGATATATTTGTTCGTATTGGATTTCTTGCTGAAGAAACTGGGGAAGTCGCCCGCGCAATTCGTGCGTTAGAGATTGGCAGGGATCGTCCAGATGGGGTTGCAGGCACATTTCAAGAGAATAAAGCTGAATTAACAGAAGAACTTGGAGATGTTCTAGGAAATCTCATTGTCATCGCCAATAAATATGATATATCGCTTGAAGATATCTTGATATCGCATAAACAAAAGCTTCAGGCCCGCTATTCAGAAAACTAA
- a CDS encoding serine hydrolase domain-containing protein, which yields MKRSTRRTEILLKGIAMLLIVVIATAACWHEIGTLLAAGKIDSESGMVQSIMDKTATPGVAILSARGGKTDFQTYGYADKEKRRPVTAESLFELGSTTKAFTALAVIMLQDQGELAFTDDVSQYLPEFAPTYKGEKANISINQLLAHTSGIPSWSIRQIPEGSDKEQLAATIHKMSSLKLDTDPGSAYQYATVNYDILAAIIEQVTGMSYQDYVTQHILKPLGMNDSYFSTGQERKPEQLAQGYRVFFGKSMAYDAPRYYGNIAAGYLVTNLKDLQHWVNAQMGSSDIPDELKKAIQQSHELDLRTAGHESENLRYAFGWSQNSETHVIRHSGSNPNYSSKVIIDPQRKEGVFVLANLNSTAPTLIAQNIYDQMRGVPMKTFTYDDTYILMDGVASLLVVFTVIGIAFKLIRLAGGSSDFATEKEVRRQKIKARVTLIIRALLLLFVLGWPLLVNYNYTMISVWMSYSVLLWMGLASLSCVLSMVLEGRRWR from the coding sequence ATGAAGAGATCAACGCGTAGAACAGAAATACTGCTAAAAGGCATTGCGATGCTGCTGATTGTAGTCATTGCTACGGCTGCATGCTGGCATGAGATTGGAACTCTTTTGGCCGCAGGGAAGATTGACAGTGAGTCCGGCATGGTGCAGAGCATCATGGACAAGACAGCGACGCCAGGTGTAGCGATCTTGTCCGCCAGAGGTGGTAAGACCGATTTCCAAACCTACGGCTATGCCGATAAGGAGAAACGAAGGCCAGTTACAGCGGAGTCGCTTTTTGAACTAGGCTCAACGACCAAGGCCTTTACAGCGCTGGCTGTGATTATGCTACAGGATCAAGGGGAATTGGCTTTTACCGATGATGTCTCGCAATATCTGCCAGAGTTTGCTCCAACCTATAAAGGGGAGAAGGCCAATATCTCAATTAACCAGCTACTCGCACATACCAGCGGAATACCGTCCTGGAGCATCCGCCAGATCCCTGAAGGTTCAGATAAGGAGCAGCTTGCAGCAACCATACATAAGATGTCCAGCCTTAAGTTAGATACCGATCCGGGGAGCGCCTATCAGTACGCAACGGTGAACTATGATATTCTGGCCGCAATCATTGAACAGGTTACAGGGATGAGCTATCAGGATTATGTAACGCAGCACATCCTGAAGCCGCTGGGGATGAACGACAGCTATTTCTCGACAGGGCAGGAACGGAAGCCGGAGCAGCTTGCGCAGGGGTACCGGGTGTTTTTTGGCAAAAGCATGGCATATGATGCTCCAAGATACTACGGAAATATAGCCGCAGGGTATTTGGTGACCAATCTGAAGGATTTGCAGCACTGGGTTAATGCCCAGATGGGAAGCAGCGACATTCCAGATGAGCTGAAAAAAGCCATTCAGCAATCTCATGAGCTTGACCTCCGTACAGCGGGACATGAAAGTGAAAACCTGCGCTATGCCTTCGGCTGGAGCCAAAACTCGGAGACGCATGTAATCCGTCACAGCGGCAGCAACCCGAATTATTCCTCCAAAGTAATCATCGATCCGCAGCGGAAGGAGGGGGTGTTCGTTCTGGCTAACCTGAACTCTACCGCACCCACGCTCATTGCCCAGAATATCTATGATCAGATGCGAGGGGTGCCGATGAAGACCTTCACGTATGACGACACTTATATCCTAATGGACGGAGTAGCTTCGTTGTTAGTTGTTTTCACTGTAATTGGTATTGCGTTTAAGCTCATCCGGCTGGCGGGAGGGAGCAGCGATTTTGCCACGGAGAAGGAGGTTCGCCGTCAAAAGATCAAAGCGCGTGTTACGCTGATTATCAGAGCACTGTTGCTGCTATTTGTGCTGGGCTGGCCTTTATTGGTAAATTACAATTATACTATGATTAGTGTATGGATGTCTTATTCGGTCTTGCTGTGGATGGGGCTGGCTTCGCTTAGCTGCGTGTTGTCCATGGTTTTGGAAGGTCGACGC